In Panacibacter ginsenosidivorans, the following proteins share a genomic window:
- a CDS encoding MFS transporter yields MNETITIQQPVAVQRKAGAAQAWTLIFAMFLPIMAIIALAPALPTLIGHFSYIPNFGVFVPMILTAPALCIAILSPFAGRLSDLFGRRRLLLIAMFLYGFGGLVPLFVDSFAAVMTGRILLGIAEAFILTIGNALLADYFPEEERPKWLSIQGMVGPFLAALIMFGSGFLAAKGWQYPFIVYALAFPIFFAAWFYIWEPIQRTEEKIKVDMKTFPWRTVLWIALVTLITSVIYYVFIIHFSLVLTANGIKEEGKIGMISAIVSLTVPLGAYIYKRLSNRSIYFLLLVIYALMGIGYIGISMMHEEKLIMAAAFIQQTAVGMTVSALVAWALMNLPAEHRGLGMGIWGASFFIGQFVNPLVIGFINGFTDGIIGTVTVIGVICIVLAVAVWLPKFYGQKKTKALV; encoded by the coding sequence ATGAACGAAACAATAACTATTCAGCAACCGGTAGCAGTGCAGCGTAAGGCAGGTGCAGCGCAGGCATGGACGTTGATCTTCGCAATGTTCCTGCCCATCATGGCAATCATTGCATTGGCTCCAGCGTTGCCAACATTGATCGGGCACTTTAGCTACATACCAAACTTTGGTGTGTTTGTCCCGATGATATTAACTGCGCCTGCATTGTGTATTGCAATACTGTCACCATTTGCCGGAAGATTAAGTGATTTGTTTGGTCGTCGTCGTTTGTTGTTGATCGCAATGTTTCTTTATGGCTTTGGTGGACTCGTTCCTTTATTTGTTGACAGCTTTGCAGCAGTAATGACAGGAAGAATTTTATTAGGCATTGCAGAAGCATTTATACTTACAATTGGCAATGCATTGCTTGCAGATTATTTTCCTGAAGAAGAAAGACCAAAGTGGCTTTCTATACAAGGTATGGTTGGTCCTTTTCTTGCTGCATTAATCATGTTTGGAAGTGGCTTTCTTGCAGCAAAAGGTTGGCAATATCCTTTCATTGTTTATGCATTGGCGTTCCCGATATTTTTTGCTGCATGGTTTTATATATGGGAACCAATACAAAGAACAGAAGAAAAGATAAAAGTTGATATGAAAACTTTTCCGTGGCGTACTGTGTTGTGGATTGCACTGGTAACACTTATTACTTCAGTTATCTACTATGTTTTTATTATTCATTTTTCATTAGTGCTTACAGCTAATGGAATAAAGGAGGAAGGAAAGATTGGTATGATATCCGCTATCGTAAGCCTGACCGTTCCGCTGGGGGCTTATATCTACAAACGGCTTTCAAACCGATCCATATATTTTCTTTTACTGGTCATCTATGCGCTAATGGGCATTGGTTATATCGGCATCAGTATGATGCATGAGGAAAAATTAATTATGGCAGCAGCGTTCATACAACAAACTGCGGTGGGCATGACGGTATCTGCATTGGTAGCATGGGCGTTGATGAATTTACCCGCTGAACACAGAGGTTTGGGAATGGGAATTTGGGGCGCAAGTTTTTTTATTGGTCAGTTTGTAAATCCGTTGGTGATTGGCTTTATCAATGGGTTTACTGATGGCATTATAGGTACAGTTACTGTTATCGGTGTTATTTGTATTGTACTTGCTGTTGCAGTATGGTTGCCGAAATTTTATGGTCAGAAAAAAACAAAAGCGTTAGTATGA
- a CDS encoding sugar phosphate isomerase/epimerase family protein codes for MTEKKHSIKRGVSLYSYQEEFFLKKMSLEDCIAAVAKTGATGIEILGEQSMFGFPKLTDAFVDQWFGWMDKYGVTPVCHDFMLDYTMIKGKYFSDDEALQSIIRDLKFAKRLGFKVMRAIVNITPELMEKVAPYAEEYDIKIGIEVHSPWHINSAWMARHWEVMEKTGSKYLGFVPDMGAFTKRLARVQTDRMIREGADPKIVEFVCEQHEKGVMAEYIIAQVVQMSKRPIDIAVAELSRHNTYYNPIALLQHIPRIVHIHAKFYEMLDDGTEFSIPYEKIIPILIEGGYDGYLSSEYEGNRHIQDVYEVDSVEQVRRQQEMFKRLLGEIPVPKVANALSA; via the coding sequence ATGACTGAAAAAAAACACTCCATCAAACGCGGAGTAAGTCTTTACAGTTACCAGGAAGAGTTTTTCCTGAAGAAAATGAGTTTGGAAGATTGTATTGCTGCTGTAGCAAAGACCGGAGCTACAGGTATCGAGATCCTTGGTGAACAAAGCATGTTTGGATTTCCCAAATTGACTGATGCATTTGTTGATCAGTGGTTCGGTTGGATGGACAAATATGGTGTAACACCAGTATGCCACGATTTCATGCTTGATTACACCATGATCAAAGGAAAATATTTTTCTGATGATGAAGCGCTGCAATCGATCATACGTGATCTGAAGTTTGCAAAGCGACTTGGCTTTAAAGTAATGAGAGCAATCGTAAACATTACTCCTGAACTAATGGAAAAAGTTGCTCCTTATGCTGAAGAGTATGATATAAAAATTGGTATTGAAGTGCATAGTCCCTGGCATATCAACAGTGCATGGATGGCAAGACATTGGGAAGTGATGGAAAAGACAGGTTCAAAATATTTAGGCTTTGTTCCTGATATGGGTGCATTTACAAAGCGTTTGGCAAGAGTACAAACAGACCGCATGATAAGAGAAGGCGCTGATCCAAAGATTGTAGAATTCGTTTGTGAGCAACACGAGAAAGGTGTAATGGCTGAATACATTATTGCCCAGGTAGTACAAATGTCTAAGCGCCCTATTGATATAGCGGTAGCGGAGCTTTCAAGACATAACACTTATTACAATCCAATTGCATTATTGCAGCATATTCCGCGCATTGTTCACATCCATGCAAAGTTTTATGAAATGCTTGATGATGGAACAGAGTTTAGCATTCCTTACGAAAAGATCATCCCCATATTAATTGAAGGTGGATATGATGGTTATTTATCCAGTGAATATGAAGGCAACCGCCATATACAGGATGTGTATGAAGTGGACAGTGTTGAACAGGTAAGAAGGCAACAGGAAATGTTTAAAAGATTGCTGGGAGAAATTCCAGTGCCTAAAGTAGCAAATGCATTGAGTGCGTAA
- a CDS encoding C-glycoside deglycosidase beta subunit domain-containing protein produces MIQMFEKYMIVENDAENIIENGKVTAFKFGARLPYYRGIALSLVEDIVIKVDGEDVPRETIKFSAHGNTYTLKEMETETEDRWNMGEVAYITVEKEGGLPKGEHKVFMLLNMRIAYLPFPSIRKSEKTVAIA; encoded by the coding sequence ATGATTCAGATGTTTGAAAAATATATGATCGTTGAAAATGATGCAGAGAACATCATTGAAAACGGAAAGGTAACCGCCTTCAAATTCGGAGCACGACTCCCCTACTATCGTGGAATTGCACTTTCGCTTGTGGAAGATATTGTGATAAAAGTTGATGGTGAAGATGTGCCAAGAGAAACGATAAAATTCAGTGCGCATGGAAACACTTACACACTAAAAGAAATGGAGACTGAAACAGAAGACCGGTGGAATATGGGGGAAGTAGCATATATCACTGTTGAGAAAGAAGGTGGCTTGCCAAAAGGTGAACACAAAGTTTTTATGCTGCTGAATATGCGGATTGCTTATCTGCCATTTCCTTCGATAAGAAAGAGTGAGAAAACAGTAGCGATAGCATAA
- a CDS encoding C-glycoside deglycosidase beta subunit domain-containing protein, producing MGPLDKFILRDDSLRATATGFELQFHSHWYRSLPLSCMNCKASIDGEGIDEKNIYIEANGNKYPFNEIATQYNEWLFITDAATLHVSHEPLERGKDYTVEFKLDLFIPYIIVSAEGKTLLASSTVTKKLNCQ from the coding sequence ATGGGACCATTAGATAAATTTATTCTCCGCGACGATTCTTTGAGAGCAACCGCAACAGGTTTTGAACTGCAGTTTCATTCGCACTGGTACAGGTCGTTGCCGCTTTCCTGTATGAACTGTAAAGCATCTATTGATGGAGAAGGTATAGATGAAAAAAATATTTACATTGAAGCAAATGGTAATAAATATCCTTTTAATGAAATAGCTACGCAATACAATGAATGGCTCTTCATTACTGATGCAGCAACATTACATGTTAGTCATGAACCATTAGAAAGAGGAAAAGATTATACAGTTGAATTCAAACTTGATCTTTTCATTCCTTATATAATTGTAAGTGCAGAAGGGAAAACGTTATTGGCTTCGAGTACTGTAACAAAAAAATTAAACTGTCAATGA
- a CDS encoding sugar phosphate isomerase/epimerase family protein, whose amino-acid sequence MKNGNIKLSTSLFSFALEWNSGKYSLEQMIAKVKELDLGPGLEIIGFQSLKGFPNIPDSTIAQVKSLIEKFEFEPACLDANVDVAIRRDRHLTVDETVEYLKPQLMVAAKLGFPVLRVQMTAKPEVMRKLEPLAEKVNVKLGMELHTPYLVDHPSVIALRELYEELDSPYLGFIPDFGTSMRNIPDALLNSFREVGVTNEQIAVTKEIWKKDIPTPAKFGELYERASTLGATAPQIGRLNMAFSMNGRQPVDAWKEIIPQTVHLHGKFYGFDENGDEPSIDYAAILKVFYEGGYNGYISSEYEGTAFTDEFTGFEMVQKHHALCKKILKGLEEKNYVSA is encoded by the coding sequence ATGAAAAACGGAAATATAAAGCTCAGCACTTCACTATTTTCATTTGCATTGGAATGGAATTCGGGAAAATATTCACTTGAACAAATGATAGCAAAAGTGAAGGAATTAGATTTAGGACCAGGACTTGAGATCATCGGCTTTCAAAGTTTAAAAGGCTTTCCAAATATTCCTGATAGTACAATTGCACAAGTAAAGAGTCTTATTGAAAAATTTGAATTTGAGCCTGCATGTCTTGATGCAAATGTTGATGTTGCCATAAGAAGAGACCGGCATCTCACCGTTGATGAAACGGTAGAGTATTTGAAACCTCAACTTATGGTTGCGGCTAAATTAGGTTTCCCTGTTCTGCGTGTGCAAATGACGGCAAAGCCTGAAGTAATGAGAAAATTAGAACCTCTTGCAGAAAAAGTGAATGTAAAATTGGGTATGGAATTGCATACGCCTTACCTCGTTGATCATCCTTCAGTGATTGCTTTGCGTGAATTGTATGAAGAACTTGATTCTCCTTATCTCGGTTTTATTCCTGACTTCGGCACATCTATGCGTAACATACCTGATGCATTGCTCAATAGTTTTCGTGAAGTAGGTGTAACAAATGAACAGATTGCAGTAACAAAAGAGATCTGGAAAAAAGATATACCAACTCCGGCAAAATTTGGTGAGTTATACGAACGTGCTTCAACACTTGGCGCAACAGCACCACAAATAGGAAGGCTGAACATGGCTTTTAGCATGAATGGAAGGCAACCTGTTGATGCATGGAAAGAGATTATTCCGCAAACAGTGCATTTACATGGAAAGTTTTATGGCTTCGATGAAAATGGTGATGAACCTTCTATTGATTATGCAGCAATACTCAAAGTATTTTATGAAGGTGGTTACAATGGTTACATCTCAAGTGAATATGAAGGCACTGCATTCACCGATGAATTTACAGGCTTTGAAATGGTTCAAAAACATCATGCACTTTGTAAGAAAATATTGAAAGGTCTTGAAGAAAAAAATTATGTAAGTGCTTAA
- a CDS encoding hydroxypyruvate isomerase family protein yields the protein MSSLKYKYNLNYAPHINLFTNSAGKDPIDQIKYIADLGFKAIEDSGFNASHIPFDTSPMGIGMFGQEPSYLDKIGKTIADAGLTMGTFVMTPPVWPPVAMLTSGNLEFRETFLKKCKKGVEVARRINAKFVTVSADVYDRSLPVEVQTANVIDALRYAADIFEPHGITMALETLSDHHELFLRTSEQAYLLCRGVNRTSCKMLFDMYHLQRNIGNLIAHIDMVWSEIGYFQVGDVPGRKEPGTGEINYKNIFKHIYHKQKAEDKNLIIGMEHFKSKEGIEGENALLEAYKQCDDFNTSSDIIKEKKILSPAV from the coding sequence ATGAGTTCGCTAAAATATAAATACAATCTCAACTACGCACCACATATTAACCTGTTTACCAATTCAGCAGGAAAAGATCCGATTGATCAGATCAAGTATATAGCAGATCTGGGTTTTAAAGCTATTGAAGACAGTGGTTTCAATGCGTCGCATATCCCATTTGATACCTCGCCAATGGGTATAGGTATGTTCGGGCAGGAGCCTTCTTACTTGGATAAAATCGGGAAGACTATTGCAGATGCAGGATTGACAATGGGAACCTTTGTGATGACACCACCTGTTTGGCCCCCTGTTGCAATGCTTACATCAGGCAACCTTGAATTCAGAGAAACTTTTTTGAAGAAATGTAAAAAAGGTGTTGAAGTTGCTCGCCGCATCAACGCAAAATTCGTAACAGTCTCTGCCGATGTATACGATCGCAGTTTACCTGTTGAAGTGCAGACCGCAAATGTAATAGATGCTTTGAGATATGCTGCTGATATATTTGAACCTCATGGTATCACAATGGCTTTGGAAACGCTTAGCGATCACCATGAATTATTTTTGCGCACTTCAGAGCAGGCTTATTTGCTTTGTCGCGGTGTTAATCGTACTTCATGCAAAATGCTTTTCGATATGTATCATTTGCAACGCAATATTGGTAACCTGATAGCGCACATCGATATGGTTTGGTCTGAGATCGGTTATTTCCAGGTAGGCGATGTACCGGGCAGAAAGGAACCTGGCACTGGCGAAATCAATTATAAAAATATTTTCAAACACATTTATCACAAGCAAAAAGCAGAAGATAAAAATCTTATTATAGGCATGGAGCATTTCAAATCGAAAGAGGGTATAGAAGGTGAAAACGCTTTGCTAGAAGCATACAAACAATGCGATGATTTTAATACATCCAGTGATATAATAAAAGAGAAAAAGATTTTGAGCCCAGCTGTTTAA
- a CDS encoding GMC oxidoreductase, translated as MKQTETDVLIIGSGPVGATYARMIHDALPGIKITMIDLGPKVSDTPGQHVKNISNTQAQEKAQILSQGPIQKPYPTISVGERALAVQRGDLRPEVLARAGTHLVSNDAEDLKTNEMPAASLSSNVGGMGIHWTCACPRPGNTEKISFIPEDELESAFVKAEELLCVTQNAFPQNAESENILKVLNEAIGSKHSPSRQAQPMPLACKTDEKGNRYWVGSDVILGDIIDDVDFELRSETICRRLVYNNGTITHAEIEHLPTATKEMMAAKIVITACDALRTPQLLWHSGIRPKALGHYLNEHPFIFTFVELNPQSEIKNPKSADPTVGVFWVPFDAPNHPFHGQIMHIDLSPMKTTVAEPAKQIVGMGWGCIKQLSFDDQIIFSETEKDHYGMPKMSFQYKFSEEDLTAIEAAKKFQSKVAALFGKEIEDGQQTLMPPGSSLHYEGTTRMGVKDDGTSVCDTYSKVWGYDNLFVGGNGVIPTATTSNPTLTSVALAVRSAEKIVKQFKTVEYETV; from the coding sequence ATGAAGCAGACAGAAACAGATGTTTTGATTATTGGAAGCGGACCTGTTGGTGCAACCTATGCACGCATGATACACGATGCATTGCCGGGAATAAAAATTACGATGATTGATCTTGGTCCGAAAGTTTCTGATACGCCGGGGCAGCATGTAAAAAATATTTCTAATACGCAGGCACAGGAAAAGGCACAGATATTATCGCAGGGACCAATACAGAAACCATATCCGACGATATCTGTTGGAGAAAGAGCTTTGGCAGTTCAACGCGGCGACCTGCGACCTGAAGTACTTGCACGTGCAGGAACGCATCTCGTAAGCAATGATGCAGAAGATCTGAAAACGAATGAAATGCCTGCTGCATCTTTATCAAGCAATGTTGGTGGCATGGGTATTCACTGGACATGCGCTTGTCCGCGTCCGGGCAATACAGAAAAAATTTCTTTTATACCTGAAGATGAATTGGAGTCTGCGTTTGTTAAAGCTGAGGAACTATTATGTGTTACACAAAATGCTTTTCCGCAGAATGCAGAAAGTGAAAATATTTTGAAAGTTCTTAATGAAGCAATTGGTTCAAAACATTCTCCAAGTCGCCAGGCACAACCAATGCCGCTTGCATGTAAGACAGATGAAAAAGGTAATCGTTATTGGGTAGGCTCTGATGTTATTTTAGGCGACATTATTGATGATGTAGATTTTGAATTACGTTCAGAAACAATTTGCAGACGATTGGTCTATAACAACGGAACAATTACACACGCAGAAATTGAACATTTGCCAACAGCAACAAAAGAAATGATGGCAGCAAAAATTGTTATCACTGCATGCGATGCATTGCGCACACCGCAACTGCTTTGGCATTCAGGCATTCGACCCAAAGCATTAGGACATTACTTAAATGAACATCCATTTATTTTTACGTTCGTTGAATTAAATCCGCAATCCGAAATCAAAAATCCGAAATCAGCTGATCCTACAGTTGGTGTTTTCTGGGTTCCGTTTGATGCACCGAATCATCCTTTTCATGGACAGATCATGCACATAGATCTTTCACCAATGAAGACAACTGTTGCAGAGCCTGCAAAACAAATTGTTGGTATGGGTTGGGGTTGCATAAAGCAATTAAGTTTTGATGATCAGATCATTTTTTCTGAGACAGAGAAAGATCATTACGGTATGCCGAAGATGAGTTTTCAATACAAGTTTTCTGAAGAAGATCTTACAGCAATTGAAGCAGCAAAAAAATTTCAATCTAAAGTAGCTGCGTTGTTTGGCAAAGAGATCGAAGATGGTCAGCAAACATTGATGCCTCCTGGTTCATCGCTTCACTACGAAGGCACAACACGCATGGGTGTAAAAGATGATGGCACTTCTGTTTGCGATACTTATTCAAAAGTATGGGGCTACGATAATTTATTTGTTGGTGGCAACGGTGTTATTCCAACTGCAACTACAAGTAATCCTACACTCACCAGTGTGGCGCTGGCGGTGAGAAGCGCGGAGAAAATAGTTAAGCAGTTTAAAACAGTGGAATATGAAACTGTCTGA
- a CDS encoding family 1 glycosylhydrolase, producing MSELQAQHDGANLKGYTVWSGWDNFEWVFGYTKRFGIIHVDFNTQQRIPKQSYYTYQSILKEQRK from the coding sequence ATAAGCGAATTACAGGCGCAGCATGATGGCGCCAATTTAAAAGGCTATACTGTTTGGAGTGGCTGGGACAATTTTGAATGGGTATTCGGTTATACAAAACGCTTTGGGATTATTCATGTTGATTTCAACACGCAGCAGCGCATACCAAAGCAGAGTTATTATACCTATCAATCTATTTTAAAAGAACAGCGAAAATAA
- a CDS encoding VOC family protein codes for MARNPHYFSQLAHIEIYATKIEESIKFFTDIVGLDETGRDENSVYFRAWGDYFHHTLKITKSDKQGLGHIGWRADSPEALEDVVAYLESIGAGIGWDDGDMGHGKAYRFKSPEGHVHEVFWDVVWLRESGDKKSIYADRYASNRHRAVNPRRFDHITYMVAKFKYAEEKKFWQGLGLRNPDEVRIDDNIPAIGGLWTTGNLSHDIAIFTDPNIEPNEAVLNHICFNFDSREEVLLALDYFTEKGFRSVMGAPTRHKADEGFFFYIIDPGSGYLFEFYACARLIFAPDHGPDIHYLKDNPNDAWGNANPFAEMGKGKKLGLTDGVVKPQDV; via the coding sequence ATGGCAAGAAATCCGCATTACTTTTCTCAACTGGCGCATATAGAAATTTACGCTACAAAGATTGAAGAATCAATCAAATTTTTTACAGATATAGTTGGACTTGATGAAACAGGTCGCGATGAAAACTCTGTTTACTTCCGTGCGTGGGGAGATTATTTTCATCACACACTAAAAATTACAAAGAGTGATAAACAAGGGCTGGGGCATATCGGCTGGCGAGCAGATAGCCCGGAAGCATTGGAAGATGTAGTAGCATATTTGGAAAGCATTGGTGCTGGCATCGGCTGGGATGATGGTGATATGGGGCATGGCAAAGCATATCGTTTTAAATCTCCTGAAGGTCATGTGCATGAAGTGTTTTGGGATGTGGTGTGGTTAAGAGAAAGTGGTGACAAAAAAAGTATTTATGCAGACCGTTATGCAAGCAACAGGCATAGAGCTGTTAATCCACGCCGCTTTGATCATATCACTTATATGGTTGCAAAATTTAAATATGCAGAAGAAAAAAAATTCTGGCAAGGGCTTGGTTTAAGAAACCCTGATGAAGTAAGAATTGATGATAACATACCTGCTATTGGCGGACTATGGACAACAGGAAATCTTTCGCATGACATTGCCATCTTTACTGATCCCAATATAGAACCAAACGAAGCAGTACTCAATCATATCTGTTTCAATTTTGATAGTCGCGAAGAAGTATTGCTTGCATTGGATTACTTCACAGAGAAAGGTTTTAGAAGTGTGATGGGCGCACCAACACGTCATAAAGCAGATGAAGGATTTTTCTTTTACATCATCGATCCTGGCAGCGGTTACCTGTTTGAATTTTATGCATGTGCAAGATTAATTTTTGCACCGGATCATGGTCCTGATATTCATTACTTAAAAGATAATCCCAATGATGCATGGGGCAATGCTAATCCATTTGCAGAAATGGGTAAAGGAAAGAAATTAGGATTGACTGATGGCGTGGTAAAGCCACAAGATGTTTAA
- a CDS encoding alpha/beta hydrolase family protein — protein MPSYQVNRALTQAHYGGGEFAEILEVAGEIDPADRENFNKAWVKMGDKVYEKAENYAKAGQHISARRTYLRAFNYLRTAEFFMTLHDDRKIPYYLKCRDAFIKAIHLFDEKPLQIEIPFEGSQLPAYLFKPTGVKNPPVMVMFGGLDSLAEELYFGIAQHLNERGIAMMAVDGPGQGAALRLNHIHTRYDYNVPGTAVYDYIIANLADHVDTSRIGIGAVSMGGYMAARCAAFEHRFKVCMIFGAVWSYYDIWKNRPDNHPLAEIVQHIVGADNMTDARERLKKFTLEGVAEKIQCPTYILHGEDDRQNFVENAYKVNDALTCEHVMEIVPKDESGSAHCSVDDFTKSFNMYDWIEKKIKQ, from the coding sequence ATGCCTTCTTACCAGGTAAACCGTGCATTAACGCAGGCGCATTATGGCGGCGGCGAGTTTGCAGAGATACTGGAAGTGGCAGGTGAAATAGATCCTGCCGATAGAGAAAATTTTAATAAGGCTTGGGTTAAAATGGGCGATAAGGTTTATGAAAAAGCAGAAAACTATGCAAAAGCAGGTCAACATATTTCTGCACGCAGAACATATCTGCGTGCATTCAATTACTTGCGTACTGCTGAATTTTTTATGACACTTCATGACGACAGAAAGATTCCTTATTATCTCAAATGCCGCGATGCGTTTATCAAAGCGATTCATCTATTTGATGAGAAGCCACTTCAAATCGAAATTCCATTTGAAGGTTCGCAATTACCTGCTTATTTATTCAAACCAACAGGAGTAAAAAATCCACCGGTGATGGTGATGTTTGGTGGCTTGGATAGCCTGGCGGAAGAATTGTATTTTGGAATAGCACAGCATCTCAACGAAAGAGGAATTGCCATGATGGCTGTTGATGGTCCGGGGCAGGGAGCAGCGTTGAGATTAAATCATATTCATACACGCTACGATTACAATGTTCCGGGAACTGCTGTTTACGATTACATCATCGCAAATCTTGCAGATCATGTTGATACGTCACGCATTGGTATCGGTGCAGTTTCAATGGGTGGATATATGGCGGCGCGTTGTGCGGCTTTCGAACATCGTTTCAAGGTCTGCATGATTTTCGGTGCTGTCTGGTCGTACTATGATATCTGGAAAAATCGTCCTGACAATCATCCTCTCGCAGAGATCGTGCAGCATATTGTTGGTGCTGATAATATGACCGATGCACGTGAAAGACTCAAAAAATTTACGTTAGAAGGTGTGGCAGAAAAAATTCAATGCCCAACCTATATTCTGCACGGTGAAGACGATCGGCAGAATTTTGTAGAGAATGCTTATAAAGTAAATGATGCCCTCACCTGCGAACATGTTATGGAAATAGTTCCGAAAGATGAAAGTGGTTCAGCACACTGTTCGGTAGATGATTTCACCAAGTCGTTTAATATGTATGATTGGATTGAAAAGAAGATAAAGCAATAA
- the hisD gene encoding histidinol dehydrogenase produces the protein MKHVIKKGITYAESKDADAKVRAIVEGMLNDITERGDAAVRELSARLDKWSPESFRLSDEQIENIVADLPQQIIDDIKFAQTQIRNFAQHQKDALKDIEVETLPGVFLGHKNIPVNSVGCYVPGGRYPMVASAHMSVLTAKVAGVKRVIACTPPINGEIPAATVAAMYMAGADEIYLLGGVQAVAMMALGTETVTPVDMIVGPGNAYVAEAKRQLYGKVGIDLFAGPTETLVIADDTSDSETCATDLLGQAEHGPTSPAILLTTSKKIADEIEAEIQSQLKTLPTADVASVSWENYGQVILVDTEDELMEEADRIASEHVQVMTKNPRTFLDKMTNYGGLFLGQRTNVAFGDKVIGTNHTLPTKEAARYTGGLWVGKFLKTCTYQEIRTDEASAMIGEYCSRLCAIENFAGHQAQADLRVKRYGSPHPLKGSETVTENFLAEKE, from the coding sequence ATGAAACACGTTATAAAAAAAGGAATCACTTATGCAGAAAGCAAAGATGCTGATGCAAAAGTGCGTGCTATTGTGGAAGGTATGTTGAATGATATTACTGAACGTGGAGATGCTGCTGTTCGTGAACTATCAGCACGTCTAGATAAATGGTCGCCTGAAAGTTTTCGCTTATCAGATGAACAAATAGAAAACATTGTAGCAGACCTGCCCCAACAGATAATAGATGATATAAAATTTGCGCAAACACAAATAAGAAATTTTGCGCAACATCAGAAAGATGCCTTGAAAGATATTGAAGTAGAAACATTGCCTGGTGTATTTCTCGGTCATAAAAATATCCCGGTAAACAGCGTTGGTTGTTATGTTCCCGGAGGACGTTACCCAATGGTGGCATCTGCACACATGAGTGTACTCACTGCAAAAGTTGCAGGAGTAAAAAGAGTGATCGCATGTACGCCCCCGATCAATGGCGAAATACCTGCAGCAACAGTTGCTGCAATGTATATGGCAGGTGCCGATGAAATTTATTTATTAGGCGGTGTACAGGCTGTGGCAATGATGGCATTGGGTACAGAAACTGTTACACCTGTTGATATGATCGTTGGTCCCGGTAATGCTTATGTAGCAGAAGCAAAAAGACAACTCTATGGAAAAGTTGGCATTGATCTTTTTGCCGGTCCAACAGAAACATTGGTGATTGCTGATGATACTTCTGATTCAGAAACATGTGCAACAGATTTATTAGGGCAAGCAGAACATGGACCTACTTCTCCGGCAATTTTATTAACCACAAGTAAAAAGATCGCTGATGAAATTGAAGCAGAAATTCAAAGCCAGTTAAAGACGTTGCCAACGGCAGATGTAGCAAGTGTTTCATGGGAAAATTATGGACAGGTAATATTGGTAGATACTGAAGATGAATTGATGGAAGAAGCAGACCGTATAGCCAGTGAGCATGTACAGGTGATGACAAAAAACCCAAGAACATTTTTAGATAAAATGACCAACTATGGTGGACTGTTCCTTGGACAAAGAACCAATGTTGCTTTTGGTGATAAAGTAATTGGTACCAATCATACATTGCCCACAAAAGAAGCGGCAAGATACACGGGTGGTTTATGGGTGGGCAAGTTTTTAAAGACATGCACTTACCAGGAAATCAGAACCGATGAAGCCAGTGCAATGATCGGTGAATACTGCTCAAGGCTGTGTGCGATAGAAAATTTCGCTGGTCACCAGGCGCAGGCAGATCTTAGAGTAAAACGTTATGGAAGCCCCCATCCCCTAAAGGGGAGTGAAACAGTTACTGAAAATTTTCTTGCAGAGAAAGAATGA